In one Paraburkholderia megapolitana genomic region, the following are encoded:
- a CDS encoding twin-arginine translocation signal domain-containing protein, which produces MSISRRSFLKGSAAAAALGAIGSPSVSGAVAVAASAASGVAAISAPGDVVGKVTVGYQGWFAALGDGAPINGWWHWSQNWSQPPSPTNAGIRAWPDMHDYTHTYPTNFAPLHSGATATLFSDYDQDTVNAQFAWMQQNAIDTVALQRFDPDSSEGPTRDAMATKVRTAAETYGRKFYIMYDVSGWTDMQSQMKTDWTSKMSALTASPAYAKQNGKPVVCIWGFGFNDDSRPFSADVCADVVAWFKSQGVYLIGGVPTHWRTGESVRPNFLDVFHQFNMLSPWMIGAMSTIQQADAFAVDINAADKADCDAHGIDYQPCVMPGDLSQRERVHGNYMWRQFYNLANLGVAGFYISMFDEYNEGHQIAKTAATQADVPSNSSYLSLDEDGTPCSSDYYLRLTGDGGRMLKGTLALTPVRPTAPTVGSNTGVATVVSFTARVNNLIVTADSAGTAPLIANRTAVGQWEQFDMVNAGNGDIALLAHANGKYVTAENAGAQPLIANRTAVGQWETFRIVIQPGTNGAVALLSRANGRYVTASNAGQGPLIASATQVGGWEQFDITIS; this is translated from the coding sequence ATGAGCATTTCACGTCGCTCGTTTCTGAAAGGCAGTGCTGCCGCCGCTGCGCTCGGCGCAATCGGTTCTCCATCGGTTTCCGGCGCGGTGGCTGTGGCGGCGTCGGCGGCTTCCGGAGTGGCGGCCATCAGCGCACCTGGCGATGTGGTCGGCAAGGTCACCGTCGGCTACCAGGGCTGGTTTGCGGCACTCGGCGATGGCGCGCCGATCAATGGCTGGTGGCACTGGTCGCAGAACTGGTCGCAACCACCCTCGCCCACGAATGCAGGCATTCGTGCATGGCCCGACATGCACGATTACACGCATACCTATCCGACGAATTTCGCACCGCTGCACAGCGGCGCAACCGCCACCCTGTTCTCGGACTACGACCAGGATACGGTCAACGCGCAGTTCGCATGGATGCAGCAGAACGCCATCGATACCGTCGCGCTGCAACGCTTCGATCCCGATTCGAGCGAAGGTCCGACGCGCGATGCGATGGCCACCAAGGTGCGCACCGCGGCGGAGACCTACGGCCGCAAGTTCTACATCATGTACGACGTGTCCGGCTGGACCGACATGCAGTCGCAGATGAAAACGGACTGGACCTCGAAGATGTCCGCGCTGACGGCCTCCCCTGCTTACGCGAAGCAGAACGGCAAGCCGGTGGTATGCATCTGGGGCTTCGGCTTCAATGACGACAGCCGGCCGTTCAGCGCCGATGTCTGTGCCGACGTGGTTGCGTGGTTCAAGAGCCAGGGCGTGTATCTGATCGGCGGCGTGCCGACACACTGGCGTACCGGTGAATCGGTTCGGCCCAATTTTCTCGACGTCTTCCACCAGTTCAACATGCTCTCGCCGTGGATGATCGGGGCGATGAGCACGATCCAGCAAGCCGATGCGTTCGCTGTCGATATCAATGCCGCCGACAAGGCGGATTGCGACGCGCATGGCATCGACTATCAGCCCTGTGTGATGCCCGGCGATCTGTCGCAACGCGAACGGGTGCACGGCAACTACATGTGGCGACAGTTCTACAACCTGGCCAATCTCGGCGTGGCCGGCTTCTACATCTCGATGTTCGACGAGTACAACGAAGGCCATCAGATCGCGAAGACTGCCGCGACGCAAGCGGATGTGCCGTCGAACTCGAGCTATCTGAGCCTCGACGAGGACGGCACGCCGTGTTCGTCCGACTACTACCTGCGTCTGACCGGCGATGGCGGCCGCATGCTCAAAGGCACGCTCGCGCTGACACCAGTGCGCCCTACCGCTCCGACAGTGGGCAGCAACACCGGTGTAGCGACCGTGGTGAGCTTCACGGCCAGGGTCAACAACCTGATCGTGACTGCCGACAGCGCCGGCACCGCACCGCTGATTGCAAACCGCACGGCCGTCGGCCAGTGGGAGCAATTCGACATGGTCAACGCGGGCAACGGCGACATCGCGTTGCTTGCGCATGCCAACGGCAAGTACGTCACCGCGGAAAACGCGGGCGCTCAACCGCTCATCGCCAATCGCACGGCGGTCGGCCAGTGGGAAACCTTCCGCATCGTCATTCAACCGGGCACTAACGGCGCGGTGGCTTTGTTGTCGCGCGCCAACGGGCGCTATGTCACCGCGAGCAATGCGGGACAAGGTCCGCTCATTGCCAGTGCCACTCAGGTAGGTGGCTGGGAACAGTTCGACATCACGATTTCTTGA
- a CDS encoding alpha/beta fold hydrolase, whose product MQYAQYAQAEARWQTLPPTPAPVAGEHHGIADVNGIHLYYATIGSGSPVILLHGGLSNSDYFGNQIRALMKHHEVVIVDSRGHGRSTRDARPFGYDLMTDDVVALMDKLKLQKADIVGWSDGAIIGLDLAIRYPDRVGKVIAFAANTKTDGVIQDVERNPTFAAFIKRAGNEYRHLSPTPNEYDAFVEQISHMWASQPNWTDAQLKGIKAPVLVLDGDHDEAIHREHTEYIAATIPGAGLMILPNTSHFAFLQDPEAFNFAIEHFLGDR is encoded by the coding sequence GTGCAGTACGCACAATACGCACAAGCCGAAGCGCGCTGGCAGACCTTGCCGCCCACTCCCGCGCCTGTCGCTGGCGAGCACCACGGCATTGCCGACGTCAATGGCATTCACCTGTATTACGCGACGATCGGCAGCGGCTCGCCGGTCATCCTGTTGCACGGCGGTCTGTCGAATTCCGACTACTTCGGCAATCAGATCCGCGCCTTGATGAAGCACCACGAGGTGGTGATTGTCGACAGCCGTGGGCACGGACGCAGCACGCGTGACGCGCGGCCCTTCGGATACGACTTGATGACCGACGATGTCGTCGCGCTGATGGACAAACTGAAGCTGCAGAAGGCCGACATTGTCGGCTGGAGCGACGGCGCAATCATCGGGCTCGATCTGGCGATCCGTTACCCGGACCGGGTCGGCAAGGTGATCGCGTTCGCTGCGAATACGAAGACGGACGGTGTGATCCAGGATGTCGAAAGGAACCCGACGTTCGCTGCATTCATCAAGCGTGCGGGCAATGAATACCGCCATCTGTCGCCGACACCAAACGAATATGATGCATTCGTCGAGCAGATCAGTCACATGTGGGCGTCACAACCGAACTGGACCGATGCGCAGCTCAAGGGCATCAAGGCGCCTGTACTGGTACTCGATGGCGATCATGACGAGGCGATCCACCGCGAGCACACCGAATATATCGCTGCGACGATTCCGGGCGCCGGGTTGATGATATTGCCGAACACCAGTCACTTCGCGTTCCTGCAGGACCCCGAGGCATTCAACTTCGCGATCGAGCATTTTCTCGGCGACAGATAG
- a CDS encoding TetR family transcriptional regulator: MKRTRKHALDTRAQILQAAERVFMQRGVSRASLSDVAEAAGVTRGAVYGHFRNKLAVFEALFEDASLPVDPFIAAWSEWDDDPLGQLQRNLTFLLTQVLSAGAARRLYTIILSRCEPAVETEVFWHRIDESRRHAETQIEHALRAAIDRNQLRPDLNAQRAAAVIHASLTGFFLRSLREPLPPLPEAEARWVVASVMRGFSFS; this comes from the coding sequence ATGAAACGGACCAGGAAACACGCCCTCGATACCCGCGCGCAGATATTGCAGGCGGCCGAACGCGTCTTCATGCAACGCGGCGTTTCGCGTGCATCGCTATCGGATGTGGCCGAAGCCGCCGGCGTCACGCGCGGTGCGGTGTATGGGCACTTCAGAAACAAGCTGGCGGTCTTCGAAGCCTTGTTCGAAGATGCATCGTTGCCGGTGGATCCGTTTATCGCGGCGTGGAGCGAGTGGGACGACGATCCGCTCGGACAGCTGCAAAGAAACCTCACGTTTCTTCTCACGCAGGTGCTGTCGGCGGGTGCCGCGCGACGCCTCTACACAATCATCCTGTCGCGTTGCGAGCCGGCCGTCGAAACCGAAGTGTTCTGGCACAGGATCGACGAGAGCCGGCGCCATGCCGAAACCCAGATCGAGCACGCCTTACGGGCGGCGATCGATCGCAACCAGTTGCGCCCCGATCTGAACGCGCAGCGTGCTGCCGCGGTCATTCATGCCAGCCTGACCGGATTTTTTCTCAGAAGCCTGCGTGAACCACTGCCCCCGCTACCCGAAGCGGAGGCACGCTGGGTTGTCGCATCGGTCATGCGCGGGTTTAGTTTTTCCTGA